One window of the Conexibacter sp. SYSU D00693 genome contains the following:
- a CDS encoding calcium-binding protein, whose product MRRALAALGVLGALAGPAVALAVTKQGTPRADRLTGTAKADRLNGRGGADQLFGRGGDDKLRGGAGADRVVGAAGDDELLGDGGADRVNGGAGDDDVRGGAGDDVLVGVGGRDVLEGGEGADRLDGGPGADELEGGAGDDVLDARDGASAEDELDGVDCGPGEDVAYVDEREEGVFDCEDVRMPDGQG is encoded by the coding sequence ATGCGCCGCGCGCTGGCGGCGCTCGGGGTGCTCGGCGCGCTGGCGGGGCCGGCGGTCGCCCTGGCGGTGACGAAGCAGGGCACGCCGCGCGCCGACCGCCTCACCGGCACCGCCAAGGCAGACCGGCTCAACGGCCGGGGCGGGGCCGACCAGCTCTTCGGCCGCGGGGGCGACGACAAGCTGCGCGGCGGGGCCGGCGCCGACCGGGTCGTGGGCGCCGCCGGCGACGACGAGCTGCTCGGCGACGGTGGCGCCGACCGCGTCAACGGCGGCGCGGGCGACGACGACGTGCGCGGCGGCGCGGGCGACGACGTCCTGGTCGGCGTCGGCGGGCGCGACGTGCTGGAGGGCGGCGAGGGCGCCGACCGCCTCGACGGCGGCCCGGGCGCCGACGAGCTCGAGGGCGGCGCGGGCGACGACGTGCTCGACGCGCGTGACGGGGCGAGCGCCGAGGACGAGCTCGACGGCGTGGACTGCGGGCCCGGCGAGGACGTCGCCTACGTCGACGAGCGCGAGGAGGGCGTGTTCGACTGCGAGGACGTTCGGATGCCGGACGGGCAGGGGTAG